The Vidua macroura isolate BioBank_ID:100142 chromosome 4, ASM2450914v1, whole genome shotgun sequence genome window below encodes:
- the HELQ gene encoding helicase POLQ-like isoform X5, which produces MAEPKLAVCRKNRSSSERKRRRALVQPVAASSPMARKRPSSDGEGPPAEAPFSNDSEEDMFGDYDSFYGNDSLIAQVADIEHKYLQDKNIDVKAAGEIVLGNLQSGVHQKEQDNFSASQNVVVLKSDKEGACQMCDSDPADGNQELAESVLDDLPSSQLLCFEKMDELPSASRTSPISEGRNECVNSFSDKIRDPLSYAGAEHRDRPTDSSSRSKCVLFKSESLKDHLKSAMTGNARAQTLQVSKTKQLKEAVLSEEIFVARKAIESSSLDIGPFYGLPSKVKELFRQLRGIETLYEWQHDCLMLESLQQRKNLIYSLPTSGGKTLVAEIIILQELLCRQKDVLMILPYVAIVQEKVRGLSSFGIELGFLVEEYAGSKGRFPPIKRRIKKSLYIATIEKGHALVNSLIETERINDLGLVVVDELHMLGAGSRGAVLEITLAKILYTSKKTQIVGMSATLNNVGDLQKFLQAEYYTNNFRPVELKEYIKIRDTIYAVDSKTQNGFAFSRLLNFKYSSNLEKADPDHIIALVTEVIPKYSCLIFCPTKKNSENVASMVSKYLKKEFRAHKEKEKQDLIKNLKSIGNGTVCPVLKQTIPFGIAYHHSGLTNDERKSIEEAYSAGVLCLLACTATLAAGVNLPARRVILRAPYVGNDFLKKSQYKQMTGRAGRAGIDSAGESILIVQEKDKHLVQDLVHSPLENCYSNLLLELTKGMQSLLLSLVGLKIAVTHEEVDNFMCCTLLGVQQQLLSKEKSFSEIIKDGLENLIEKGLLKGGISEKDHNSKSTLTITPLGKATYKGSIDLAYCNILYRELKKGLEGLVLESNLHLLYLSTPYDMTSTCSPDWMIYLRQLESTKICLIILK; this is translated from the exons ATGGCAGAGCCCAAGCTCGCCGTGTGCAGGAAGAACCGCTCCAGCTCGGAGCGCAAGCGGAGACGCGCCCTAGTGCAGCCCGTCGCCGCCAGCTCGCCGATGGCTCGCAAGAGACCGAGTTCTGATGGCGAGGGGCCCCCGGCGGAGGCCCCG ttCAGTAACGACAGCGAGGAGGATATGTTTGGTGACTATGACAGCTTTTATGGAAACGATTCATTGATAGCTCAAGTGGCTGATATTGAACACAAATACCTGCAGGATAAAAATATAGATGTGAAAGCAGCTGGAGAGATTGTACTTGGGAACCTTCAGTCAGGAGTTCACCAGAAAGAGCAAGATAACTTCTCTGCTTCACAAAATGTGGTTGTCCTTAAAAGTGATAAAGAGGGTGCCTGCCAAATGTGTGACAGTGACCCAGCTGATGGCAATCAAGAATTAGCAGAGTCTGTTTTAGATGACTTGCCATCGTCGCaacttctgtgttttgaaaaaatgGATgaacttccttctgcttctagAACATCTCCAATCTCAGAAGGGAGGAATGAATGTGTGAATTCTTTCTCAGACAAAATCAGAGACCCATTGTCTTATGCTGGTGCTGAACACAGGGACAGACCTACTGACTCTTCCTCACGCTCCAAGTGTGTTCTATTTAAATCTGAGAGTCTCAAAGATCACCTGAAAAGTGCTATGACTGGAAATGCCAGAGCCCAGACTCTGCAGGTCTCCAAGACTAAGCAGCTCAAAGAAGCTGTTTTATCTGAAGAGATTTTTGTGGCTAGGAAAGCTATTGAATCTTCTTCTCTTGATATAGGCCCTTTTTATGGATTACCTAGCAAGGTTAAAGAGTTATTCAGACAACTTCGAGGGATTGAAACACTTTATG agtGGCAGCATGATTGCTTAATGTTAGAGTCCCTACAGCAAAGGAAGAACTTGATATACTCATTGCCAACCAGTGGTGGAAAAACTCTTGTAGCTGAAATAATAATTCTCCAAGAATTACTCTGCAGGCAGAAGGATGTTCTGATGATCCTGCCATATGTTGCCATTGTCCAAGAAAAG gTTAGGGGTTTATCGAGTTTTGGGATAGAATTGGGTTTCCTGGTTGAAGAATATGCAGGAAGTAAAGGAAGATTTCCACCAAtcaaaaggagaataaaaaaatctctttatattGCTACTATAGAAAAAGGACATGCTCTGGTGAACTCCTTAATTGAAACAGAAAGAATCAATGACCTCGGCCTGGTTGTGGTAGATGAG CTGCATATGCTCGGGGCAGGAAGTCGTGGAGCAGTACTGGAAATTACTCTGGCGAAAATTCTTTACACCAGTA AAAAGACACAGATCGTCGGCATGAGTGCAACATTAAATAATGTTGGAGACCTGCAGAAGTTCCTGCAAGCAGAGTACTACACTAATAATTTTAGACCG GTAGAATTAAAGGAATACATAAAGATACGAGACACCATTTATGCAGTtgacagcaaaacacaaaatggCTTTGCTTTTTCACGTCTCCTTAATTTCAAG TATTCTAGTAATCTAGAGAAAGCAGATCCTGACCACATCATTGCACTGGTTACTGAAGTTATTCCTAAATATTCCTGCCTAATCTTTTGTCCCACTAAAAAGAATAGTGAAAATGTGGCTTCAATGGTGTCCAAGTACCTCAAAAA AGAATTTAGAGCTcacaaggagaaagaaaaacaagatcTCATCAAGAACCTAAAGAGCATTGGAAATGGAACTGTCTGTCCTGTTTTGAAGCAAACAATCCCTTTCGGTATTGCCTATCACCATAGTGGCCTTACaaatgatgaaagaaaaagcatagaGGAAGCTTATTCTGCAGGTGTCCTGTGTCTGCTTGCTTGCACAGCCACTCTAGCTGCTGGAGTGAACCTACCAGCTAGAAG GGTGATTCTCAGAGCTCCTTATGTTGGCAATGACTTCCTGAAGAAGAGCCAATATAAGCAAATGACAGGCAGAGCTGGTCGAGCTGGTATTGACAGTGCTGGAGAAAGTATTCTCATAGTGCAAGAAAAAGACAAACACTTG GTTCAGGATTTAGTTCACAGTCCTTTGGAGAATTGCTACAGCAATCTTCTGCTGGAGTTGACCAAGGGAATGCAGAGCCTGTTGTTATCTTTGGTTGGACTGAAG ATAGCAGTTACCCATGAAGAAGTGGACAATTTTATGTGCTGTACATTGCTGGgtgttcagcagcagctgctgtctaAAGAGAAGAGCTTCTCAGAGATAATTAAAGATGGGCTGGAAAATCTAATAGAAAAAGGACTCCTAAAAGGAGGAATATCTGAGAAGGACCACAATTCCAAATCTACACTGACAATCACACCCTTGGGTAAAGCTACATATAAGG GCTCAATAGACTTGGCATACTGCAATATTCTGTATAGAGAATTGAAAAAGGGTTTGGAGGGGCTGGTTCTCGAGAGCAATCTTCATCTCCTATATCTGTCAACTCCCTATGATATGACTTCTACCTGTAGCCCAGATTGGATGATATACTTGAGACAG ttggaGAGCACTAAAATCTgtttaattatattaaaatga
- the ABRAXAS1 gene encoding BRCA1-A complex subunit Abraxas 1 isoform X1: MEGESTSALLSGFVFGALTFQHLSTDSDTEGFLLGDVKGEAKNSITDSQMDDVEVVYTIDIQKHIPCYQLFSFYNSAGELNELALKKILSGCKKSVIGWYKFRRNTDQTMTFRERVLHKNLQSHLSNQGLVFLLLTSSVMTESCSTYRLEHSLHRPQEGLFQKVPLVVTNLGMAEQQGYRTVSGSCVSSGFVRAVRQHRSEFFHEDGSLQEVHKINEMYATLQEELKKICITVEVSERSVEKLLAEVRQLKEEIKRKKQQNCSGEEKNHPAEPKENILLCQALQTFFPNSRLQTCIVSFKGQQLSKNCCNTDHHINVMDKLTLMVEERDFTEAEARHLNKRKVRGTTSVSKSSKKSRSLQLHQEPLQDQEDSDQERKLTLSSTETDEDVFEKNRDAKEYPHSPTF; the protein is encoded by the exons ATGGAGGGCGAGAGCACCTCGGCCCTGCTCTCGGGCTTCGTGTTCGGCGCCCTCACCTTCCAGCACCTCAGCACCGACTCGGACACG GAAGGTTTTCTCCTTGGAGATGTGAAAGGTGAAGCCAAGAACAGCATTACAGACTCACAAATGGATGATGTTGAAGTTGTTTATACAATCG ACATACAGAAGCATATTCCATGCTACCAGTTGTTCAG CTTTTATAATTCTGCAGGAGAACTGAATGAACTTGCCCTGAAGAAAATACTATCAGGCTGTAAGAAG AGTGTAATAGGATGGTACAAATTCAGACGTAACACAGACCAGACCATGACATTCCGGGAAAGAGTTCTTCATAAAAACCTGCAGTCACACCTATCAAATCAGGGACTTGTATTCCTCCTTTTAACCTCTAGTGTGATGACAGAAAGTTGTTCTACTTACAGATTGGAGCATAGTCTACATCGGCCTCAGGAAGG TCTTTTCCAGAAAGTCCCTTTGGTTGTTACCAACTTGGGCATGGCAGAACAGCAAGGTTACAGAACAGTGTCCGGTTCCTGTGTATCCTCTGGTTTTGTGAGAGCTGTGAGACAACACAG GTCAGAATTCTTCCATGAAGATGGGTCCCTACAAGAGGTTCATAAGATAAATGAGATGTATGCCACCTTGCAGGAGGAACTGAAG AAAATATGCATTACAGTAGAAGTCAGTGAACGATCTGTAGAGAAACTCTTAGCAGAGGTGAGgcaattaaaagaagaaataaagaggaaaaagcaacaaaattgtTCGG gagaagaaaaaaaccacccagcAGAGCCAAAGGAGAATATTCTCCTTTGCCAGGCACTACAAACATTTTTCCCCAATTCCAGACTTCAGACATGCATTGTTTCCTTCAAAGGCCAACAACTATCCAAGAACTGCTGTAACACAGACCATCATATTAACGTCATGGACAAACTGACTCTCATGGTAGAGGAAAGAGACTTCACTGAAGCTGAAGCAAGGCATCTAAACAAGCGTAAGGTCAGGGGGACCACATCAGTTTCAAAGTCATCCAAGAAGTCCAGATCATTGCAGCTTCACCAAGAGCCACTTCAAGACCAAGAGGACAGTGACCAGGAAAGGAAGCTTACACTGAGTAGCACTGAAACAGATGAggatgtgtttgaaaaaaacagagatgcaAAGGAATACCCACACTCTCCTACTTTCTAA
- the MRPS18C gene encoding 28S ribosomal protein S18c, mitochondrial: protein MAARAVAVRRGWPRLVLAKLWVRPRRLQHEGRPEGQPERSDQPIQMENPYKDPPKRCVLCGVNVDYKNVQLLSQFVSPYTGSIYGRHITGLCNKKQKEITKAIKRAHVFGFMPVMFKNPQFLTDPKLCNIKYPE from the exons ATGGCGGCGCGGGCCGTGGCGGTGCGGAGGGGCTGGCCGCGCCTGGTTCTCG CGAAGCTGTGGGTGCGGCCGCGGCGCCTGCAGCATGAAGGACGGCCTGAGGGGCAGCCTGAGCGCTCGGATCAG CCCATACAAATGGAGAACCCCTACAAAGACCCTCCAAAGAGATGTGTCTTATGTGGAGTAAATGTGGACTATAAGAATGTGCAG CTTCTTTCCCAGTTTGTTTCTCCATATACTGGCTCCATTTATGGCAGACATATAACAG GCTTGTGCAacaagaagcagaaggaaattacAAAAGCCATTAAAAGAGCTCATGTATTTG GATTTATGCCAGTTATGTTTAAGAATCCACAATTTCTCACAGACCCCAAGCTATGTAACATCAAGTATCCAGAGTGA
- the ABRAXAS1 gene encoding BRCA1-A complex subunit Abraxas 1 isoform X2, which yields MTFRERVLHKNLQSHLSNQGLVFLLLTSSVMTESCSTYRLEHSLHRPQEGLFQKVPLVVTNLGMAEQQGYRTVSGSCVSSGFVRAVRQHRSEFFHEDGSLQEVHKINEMYATLQEELKKICITVEVSERSVEKLLAEVRQLKEEIKRKKQQNCSGEEKNHPAEPKENILLCQALQTFFPNSRLQTCIVSFKGQQLSKNCCNTDHHINVMDKLTLMVEERDFTEAEARHLNKRKVRGTTSVSKSSKKSRSLQLHQEPLQDQEDSDQERKLTLSSTETDEDVFEKNRDAKEYPHSPTF from the exons ATGACATTCCGGGAAAGAGTTCTTCATAAAAACCTGCAGTCACACCTATCAAATCAGGGACTTGTATTCCTCCTTTTAACCTCTAGTGTGATGACAGAAAGTTGTTCTACTTACAGATTGGAGCATAGTCTACATCGGCCTCAGGAAGG TCTTTTCCAGAAAGTCCCTTTGGTTGTTACCAACTTGGGCATGGCAGAACAGCAAGGTTACAGAACAGTGTCCGGTTCCTGTGTATCCTCTGGTTTTGTGAGAGCTGTGAGACAACACAG GTCAGAATTCTTCCATGAAGATGGGTCCCTACAAGAGGTTCATAAGATAAATGAGATGTATGCCACCTTGCAGGAGGAACTGAAG AAAATATGCATTACAGTAGAAGTCAGTGAACGATCTGTAGAGAAACTCTTAGCAGAGGTGAGgcaattaaaagaagaaataaagaggaaaaagcaacaaaattgtTCGG gagaagaaaaaaaccacccagcAGAGCCAAAGGAGAATATTCTCCTTTGCCAGGCACTACAAACATTTTTCCCCAATTCCAGACTTCAGACATGCATTGTTTCCTTCAAAGGCCAACAACTATCCAAGAACTGCTGTAACACAGACCATCATATTAACGTCATGGACAAACTGACTCTCATGGTAGAGGAAAGAGACTTCACTGAAGCTGAAGCAAGGCATCTAAACAAGCGTAAGGTCAGGGGGACCACATCAGTTTCAAAGTCATCCAAGAAGTCCAGATCATTGCAGCTTCACCAAGAGCCACTTCAAGACCAAGAGGACAGTGACCAGGAAAGGAAGCTTACACTGAGTAGCACTGAAACAGATGAggatgtgtttgaaaaaaacagagatgcaAAGGAATACCCACACTCTCCTACTTTCTAA